The following proteins are encoded in a genomic region of Pikeienuella piscinae:
- a CDS encoding SDR family oxidoreductase, which yields MGKLEGKTAWITGGGGGIGEAAAKALAASGAHVALSGRRAAEVQRVTAEIQAAGGSAEAAPLDVVDAAAMKATADGIAARRGGIDIHFANAGVNVRDRAVAEVSAEDFARVMDVNVNGVMYGVIAVLPHMRRAGGGTLILTSSWAGRHVSKLTGPAYSASKHGVVAMAQAINAEEGEHGIRCTALMPGEVVTPILQSRPQPPSEADMAKMLKAEDLGETVRFIAEAPMHVCLNEVLISPTWNRFYTGR from the coding sequence ATGGGTAAGCTCGAAGGAAAAACCGCCTGGATCACCGGCGGCGGCGGCGGGATCGGCGAGGCGGCGGCGAAGGCGCTGGCGGCTTCGGGCGCGCATGTCGCGCTATCCGGCCGTCGCGCGGCCGAGGTGCAGCGGGTGACGGCGGAAATCCAGGCGGCTGGCGGCTCGGCCGAGGCGGCGCCGCTCGACGTCGTGGACGCCGCCGCGATGAAGGCGACCGCCGACGGAATCGCCGCGCGCCGGGGCGGCATCGACATACATTTCGCCAATGCCGGCGTGAATGTGCGCGACCGTGCCGTGGCCGAGGTCTCGGCCGAAGATTTCGCCCGCGTGATGGACGTCAACGTGAACGGCGTGATGTATGGCGTCATCGCTGTCCTGCCGCATATGCGCAGGGCCGGCGGCGGCACGCTGATCCTGACCTCCTCCTGGGCCGGACGGCATGTCTCGAAACTGACCGGGCCGGCCTACAGCGCCTCGAAACACGGCGTCGTCGCGATGGCGCAGGCGATCAACGCCGAGGAGGGTGAGCACGGCATTCGCTGCACGGCGCTGATGCCGGGCGAAGTGGTGACGCCGATCCTTCAGTCGCGCCCCCAGCCGCCTTCCGAGGCGGACATGGCGAAAATGCTGAAGGCCGAAGACCTGGGCGAGACGGTGCGATTCATCGCCGAAGCGCCGATGCATGTCTGCCTCAACGAGGTGTTGATCAGCCCGACATGGAACCGCTTTTACACCGGCCGCTGA
- a CDS encoding DMT family transporter, protein MGSSDNSNLRGVLFMLATTVIFALQDGLSKALAAEHSPIFITMWRYWAFGGVCLILLWRTGFRTGLKSGQPALQVFRGVVLALEICVAILAFHVLGLARTHAIFAFGPLLVVALSGPLLGERVGWRRWAAIGLGFLGMMLIIRPGSEPITFEMSVAILGMVMFAAYGLATRRAARTDAAMTSFYYTGIFGALVMTLIGPWFWSTMTPFEMLMMATLCCTGMFGHYLLIKAFEAAEASAIQPFAYLQNVFSSMMGVMIFGEIISPWTIAGGGIVIGAGVFAFWREHVRAKQKAAPEGGLITPS, encoded by the coding sequence ATGGGCTCATCCGACAACAGCAATCTTCGCGGCGTTCTCTTCATGCTCGCGACGACCGTGATCTTCGCGCTGCAGGACGGGCTGTCGAAGGCGCTGGCGGCCGAGCATTCGCCGATATTCATCACCATGTGGCGGTATTGGGCCTTCGGCGGGGTCTGCCTGATCCTGCTCTGGCGCACAGGGTTCAGGACAGGGCTCAAGAGCGGCCAGCCGGCGCTACAGGTCTTTCGCGGCGTGGTGCTGGCGCTGGAGATCTGCGTCGCGATCCTGGCTTTCCACGTTCTCGGCCTTGCGCGGACCCATGCGATCTTCGCCTTCGGCCCGCTGCTCGTCGTCGCGCTCTCCGGGCCGCTTCTGGGCGAGAGGGTCGGCTGGCGGCGCTGGGCGGCGATCGGTCTCGGCTTTCTCGGGATGATGCTGATTATCCGGCCGGGCTCCGAGCCGATCACGTTCGAGATGAGCGTCGCGATTCTCGGCATGGTGATGTTTGCGGCCTACGGTCTGGCGACGCGTCGCGCCGCGCGCACCGATGCGGCGATGACCAGTTTCTACTATACGGGCATTTTCGGGGCGCTGGTGATGACGCTGATCGGCCCCTGGTTCTGGTCGACGATGACCCCGTTCGAGATGCTGATGATGGCGACGCTCTGCTGCACCGGCATGTTCGGCCATTATCTGCTGATCAAGGCGTTCGAAGCGGCGGAGGCCTCCGCCATCCAGCCATTCGCCTATCTCCAGAACGTCTTTTCCTCGATGATGGGGGTGATGATCTTCGGCGAAATCATTTCCCCCTGGACCATCGCGGGGGGCGGGATCGTCATCGGCGCCGGGGTTTTCGCTTTCTGGCGCGAACATGTCCGCGCCAAGCAGAAAGCCGCCCCGGAGGGCGGCCTGATCACGCCGTCATGA
- a CDS encoding succinate dehydrogenase iron-sulfur subunit, producing MAEFALPKNSKITKGKTWPKPEGASNVRAFKIYRWNEESGELPRIDTYFVDMDKCGPMVLDALIKIKNEIDPTLSFRRSCREGICGSCAMNIDGINTLACIYGLDEVKGDVKIYPLPHMEVVKDLIPDLTHFYAQHAAIMPWLETTTNRPQKEWRQSIEDRKKLDGLYECVMCASCSTSCPSYWWNGDRYLGPAALLHAYRWLIDSRDEATGERLDFLEDPFRLYRCHTIMNCTKTCPKNLNPAKAIAEIKKMMVERKM from the coding sequence ATGGCTGAATTCGCGCTACCCAAGAATTCGAAGATCACCAAGGGCAAGACCTGGCCGAAGCCCGAGGGCGCGAGCAATGTCAGGGCCTTCAAGATCTATCGCTGGAACGAGGAATCGGGCGAATTGCCCCGCATCGACACCTATTTCGTCGATATGGACAAATGCGGGCCGATGGTCCTCGACGCCCTGATCAAGATCAAGAACGAGATCGATCCGACGCTCTCCTTCCGGCGTTCCTGCCGCGAGGGCATCTGCGGCTCCTGCGCGATGAATATCGACGGGATCAACACGCTCGCCTGCATCTACGGGCTGGATGAAGTGAAGGGCGACGTGAAGATCTATCCCCTCCCTCATATGGAGGTGGTCAAGGATCTGATCCCCGATCTGACGCATTTCTACGCCCAGCACGCCGCGATCATGCCGTGGCTGGAGACGACGACGAACAGACCGCAAAAGGAATGGCGCCAGTCCATCGAGGACCGGAAGAAGCTGGACGGGCTATATGAGTGCGTGATGTGCGCCTCCTGCTCCACCTCCTGCCCCTCCTACTGGTGGAACGGCGACCGCTATCTCGGCCCGGCGGCCCTCCTCCACGCCTATCGATGGCTGATCGACAGCCGCGACGAGGCGACGGGCGAACGGCTGGACTTCCTTGAGGACCCGTTCCGCCTCTACCGTTGCCACACGATCATGAACTGCACCAAGACCTGCCCGAAGAACCTGAACCCGGCCAAGGCGATCGCGGAGATCAAGAAGATGATGGTCGAGCGGAAGATGTGA